The stretch of DNA CGATTCGGGCAGGCGTGTCAAGTTCAGGGCAGTTGTAGTAGTAGGCAATGAGGATGGTTACATAGGTCTGGGCCAGGGTAAGGATGTCCAGGTGGGACCTGCCATCAGGAAGGCCATAGATTCTGCAAAGATCAATATCTCAGGTATCAAGCGAGGATGCGGTTCCTGGGAGTGCGGATGCGATACAGAGCATACCGTGCCCTTTGAGGTCGTGGGTAAGATGGGCAGTGTAAAGGTCATATTGAAACCCGCACCCAGGGGTCTGGGTCTGGCAGCCGGAAAAACGGCAAAGACTGTTATGCAATTGGCAGGTATCAAGGATGTCTGGACCAGGACAGAAGGGCAGACCAGGACCACCTTAAACTTTGCCAAGGCCACTTATGAAGCATTGAAAAGGACCGCAGTAGTCCGTACCGTGGGGGCAAAGTAATGTATACCGCAGTGCGGCTAAGAAGTACGGTTAATACCAGGCCAGAGATCAGGGATACCCTGAAGATGCTCAGGCTCAACAGGCTCAATCACTGTGTTGTTCTTGAAGAGAATCCACATAACAAGGGTATGATTCAGAAAGTGAAGGACTATGTGGCATGGGGAAATATTTCCCCTGAAGCTTTATCCCAGCTTATACGCAAGCGAGGCGAACTTAAGGGAAATGGCGCACTAGATGATGAGTACGTTAAGGAGAATACTTCCTTTGACGGTATCAATGCACTGGCACAGGCAATCTGCTCAGGTGAAGTATCTATCAAGGATGTCCCTATGCTAAATCCTGTATTCAGGCTCCATCCGCCTAGGAAAGGACATAAAGGTATCAAGAAAACGGTGCCTGAAGGTGGAGT from ANME-2 cluster archaeon encodes:
- a CDS encoding 30S ribosomal protein S5; its protein translation is MAYDYETEWVPKTRLGQLVKEGQITSIEEALSSGLPIKEPQLVDALLPELKEEVLDINMVQRMTDSGRRVKFRAVVVVGNEDGYIGLGQGKDVQVGPAIRKAIDSAKINISGIKRGCGSWECGCDTEHTVPFEVVGKMGSVKVILKPAPRGLGLAAGKTAKTVMQLAGIKDVWTRTEGQTRTTLNFAKATYEALKRTAVVRTVGAK
- a CDS encoding 50S ribosomal protein L30 — translated: MYTAVRLRSTVNTRPEIRDTLKMLRLNRLNHCVVLEENPHNKGMIQKVKDYVAWGNISPEALSQLIRKRGELKGNGALDDEYVKENTSFDGINALAQAICSGEVSIKDVPMLNPVFRLHPPRKGHKGIKKTVPEGGVLGYHGDDINALLHKMR